In Primulina huaijiensis isolate GDHJ02 chromosome 4, ASM1229523v2, whole genome shotgun sequence, the DNA window GTTCGCATTGAACgcaatgtttaagaaaatgaaGACAGAATTTTAACCGGTGACGCGAATCATATTAGACAAAGCGAAAACACTCACCCTTCTACACAAGGCTCTGGTCGCAATGTGTCAAGATTAATTCCCATGACGCTCATGATTGTATTAATCGCAGAAATCCCTTCACATCCAGTCCTCAAAGAAATTCTAGCAGGCtgtaaaacaaaatattataattcacCATAAAATTAGTTTCAGTATATCAAAAAGAGATGCGTCAACAAAATTGGTTTTATATGGCACTTATTGTGGtagaaaggaaaaaagaacAAAGAAACCTGTGTGATGTCAGTGATATTCGGAGTCATCTTTGCCCAAACTGGTACCGTGGCTTTTGCATTAATCCATCCACAGACTTCCTCCAACAATACACAATCTTGGCCAACCGCAGCACCCATTTTACGTTCCGGCATACCATGGGgacatgaaaaatttatttcaattgcATCCTGGAAACCAAAAAAGAAAGATGAAACCTTCCATACACTTAAGATTGGGACTAGAATAAATCCTAGATATTTGACTAGACCTAAAAGAACCAAGACTATATCTTACGATTCCAGTTTGCTCAACTCGGTCAATGAGTTCCTCCCATGCAGCTTTGTCGTATTCTTCCATGATAGAGGCAATAAGTATCCGGTCTGGATACTCCTCCTTCAACTgtctaaactcttttaacataGTCTCTAGAGGTCGATCACTTATGAGTTCAATATTTTCCCACCCAATAATTCGTCCTTTTGCAGAGCCATTAGCTTCTGCTCGTAATTTAGCATAACGAGGAGTTACGTTTATAACTTTTGCAGCATCAAGGGACACCTGTGCATAATAAGTAAACTTTCCCTCAATAGAAGCAGCAACAAAATTCAACTTGAATGGAACCGTGATCTCACTAGTCCAAATAGATTTTAAACGAATACAGTTTATATAGCATAATATTGACTATTGAGCAATGTAGAGCCAAGAAGCTTTGCCCCGAATAAGCTATAATACGAATTTATTGTATTATAGAAGAAAGATGGAATCTTCCACCTAATAGAATATTAGGTAAAACCAATGAGCTTATCCTAAGACATTCGTCATTGAGGGGTCCATAATTTCTTATCCAACCATCTTCTTTTCTTCCATTATTCACCTAGACGCGTCATATGCTCCCCCTAACATACATAGTTGCATTTAGATGTGTCTGAATGGATGGTGGTATAGACAGTTAAGAAGTGGCTACTTTTGAATCATTTCACTGAATCCCGCGGGCAAATTGATGAGATCAGAGCACAAATCAATCATCAATGAAATGGGATAACAAACTggaacaaaatttcaaaattacatAAACATCACCACTGCCCCAAAAATTATAGATCTCCATGCAAATCCTCTATCTTTGGACCACCAAACCACCATCGGAAAATATTAACCAAGGGACGTAAAATCCCAACGATCGTTTGTTCAGAGATAACAAGTGTCAAccattttaagttatttttcaaTCATTCCTTAACCACAAATCCTGCTACCAACTCCCATTCCTCCAATCCACACACTTATTCTCGATCATGATCGATAAGTCCTCAAGGATACCGAGATTATCACTACCAAAATCTTAAATATGCCGATGAAACAAACTTCAGAGAAAGCGGATCACAATTTCCACGTCAAAAAACAAGAACATAGGAACAGATCAAAATCTACAAAATGGATGCAATACAATCAGTCAAAAGAGGTAATTAAACATTACAGGAGCCTTACAGTTTTCGCTATGACACCACCCCAACCTTCATCAAATGCCCGTTTCATGACAGTATAGTTGGTTCCCGGAGGACCCGACCCAATCACAAATGGGTTCGGCATCTTCAACCCATTCACCGTCACACTAAGATCAGGCTCCACAGCAGCATCCTGAGCAAATACTCCGAACCCAACTCGACTCTTGCTTAACCCAAACCTATGCCTCTGCCGCCGCAAAGTTACCGGAAACTCCACAACCGAGCTGTTGATCGGATGAGTCAATCCAGCAGTTgccatggaaaaaaaaaaaaaaagcgttCCTTTCCTTCTTCCCTGGTGGAATTATTGAGATTCGGAGCTGGCAGATAGGATAAAAATGAATATCTTGGAATCAACCGAAgggatttattttattgaaaggGGGTGGGCACCAGAAAGAGACGCAAGAAAATAGTCTTCTTGCTTTATTTTGACTTTCTTTTTCATACTCCTCACATGTCTCCTTGGGGGTACGTGTGcactttaattttttattatctcttttatgatataataattctatgttttttttatcacgAGAAATAGATTGATTCGATCTATAATtatctcaaaaaataaattttttgtaaaaaatattattatttcacgATTTGAATCTAGTcgaagattcgtctcacaaatttaATTCGAAAAACGATATCGCCGTAATTTTGTGTTGATTTTTACTTGTTATTAATACACATTCCTATATGATTTGtgctgtttttttaaaaaaagataggATTTTTTTTGCacctaaattaattatatatgtataataatatatttttttaatgaaatacgACCAGATtaaagtaattatttaaaaatataattggatttttagtttattagttttattttatttaaaaataattatatttatgctgaaaggttattttaaaaaagaaaactgCTATGTCATGAAAGATCAAATAATTATCATAAAGTTTTAAtacttaatatatttattattattttaaataataacctAATATAGTTGTTATAGATTATAACTTATATaagtaatatttatatttaatttataaaaagaaTAGATATTATATTACATCTATGCGTTTTAGTTCATACTCTTTAATTACAAGAAGATGAAATTACATAACATTGTGTGTTCTATTTTGAAAAAAAGCATTGTCCTATATATTGAAACAGGGGCGGAGCCACCCTTGGGCTAGGGTGGGCTCCAGCCCCACCtaaaattttcctaaaattttattatatattcttttttgatttttctgtattttttttctttatttttgtgttttgttaagtttattttatttatgcaaatttgaagaatttttgttaattatgagtaattttttaaaatgatcttTTGTAAACACATATAATCTCTTTTGACTTTCGCTCGTATTTTACTCAACATGTTGAAAAACTTAATGtaagttgatttttaaaattagctttaagttccaaatatatttttaggctatatttacaataacacacaaatatattaaatttagctAATATGATAATACAATTATGCAGtaactatatattttattatatctttATATAATTTCTATTAATACTAaaaattttatagaattttaatttttttagtatgaaCTAGtgtatgttttgattttgagaaaaataaagcGCAAATTTTTCATGTGAATCAAGCATAGTTTTTCGGAGATTCTATGGTAATTTACATCGGACGGgatttggttgaaaaaattgataacgatttaataattaatgggTTTTATTCTAAGAAAAATCGAAGTGCACAACTTCAGTAGTGTTTTAGCTCCATGTTTTTGAAggtattaaattctcttgttttatgtttttcatgaagtcgatatttatatatattttattttaaattttttagttaattatttatcttattaaacaTAGTGTGAGACGAAGCCAGCCCCAGGTAATTTTAAATCCTGGCTCCGCCCCTgtattgaaatataaaaaaaaaagctatTTTTTGAGAAACAGCATGGCATCCTTTCAGAAGAATTTCAGCTGATTCCATTTCGCGAACCATTACAATCTATATTGGGATATGGAAGAATAATTGTATGTGCTATTTAGAGCAATCGAAACATGTTGTTTACGTTGTTGTATGGTTTAAAGAATTTGAGTTGCACTGTTACCACCGGCTATAACTTTTGTTAAAGCGACAAATACTCGTTCCTACAATTgatgtggggcccttagctcctaatcgttattacaacacaatttgattatggttaattaatcacagcggaaaaacgagtttaaaatttctttacaatgagcccaaaatatattatttgaatacccaaaatagtatttcatctcacaacataaaacatgcccacacataatcaaaacaactcatacaaccacaaatcatatcctcggtatcctcgggacatgcctcggtatatagatacatatatatatactgggataaacaactaaacctcaactcaaactgtgactctctccagaagtaccctctccggtctcctgatatcctagagtacctgccattgtccacacacaaagacaacaacagccccccttgggggtgagcaaagctccgtatggaacaaccaatcgtatataccacagatatctaaacaatgatatatgggatgcaatgcatgtatgtcgtggaggtatcgggtcaaatgcacatccactgagcacatgtcagaatcaaacgaatcgctatcaaatcaatgctcgagctggcacaccggcctcaataagggatactcgtatgatagcgtcgacaaagcgccatcaaatcccaaatctcatatccaatcatcggggccacaattgtctatgctttacgggtcatataataccggcatagcgattgtgttcacaaaccccagaatccaatcaaatcatatcagggtatccaaggatcatagctcaacgtgcatgtcatgtatcgatgtatgcatcaaacgatgtgtgttaacaaaacatttattttatacatcgatatctcaatctcaatgtcatgtatgccacatcaatcaacaaataaggcatatagacacataatctcattccaatcaatccaatcaaaccgacatatatcatataatacagatacctgtcgtatgttacccggtcgcaacatacctcaattcttcgttccagttgatgtagcctgaagatatcggtataatactttatctacatcaataacatactcattccaatcaataacctaatcaaaaatcattaatatgagtttcaaatatcatttgaaacttcaaaaattcatatcaaattcaaatcataatataattcaattccgacttcgaatatgagtttcttgtcggttattctactacatataagaaattcaacttcaaataaatgctattccagcactttgatatttagaactgctggaactcgaagaaaattacctcagtcggaagccctcgacgcgacgatcacaaatatatataatttgtttcgcgtttagacagcgtttcgaagtcgattcaggcgaaagaaaatcgaaatttttcGTGTCTCTCGAATTGTAGCGaaggaaataaagaaaatgagaaaGAAACCTCGTTCTTATCAATCCACcgcttcggcgctcgggcggtagaattctcgcgcccgagcgcgagatgttctgcCCCCGAGTGTCACTTgctccgcgctcgggcggtcaaaaactaccgctcgggcgcggcatgttctgtccgagaacaCCCCTTAttccacactggcgctcgggcggtcattttctaccgctcgggcgccacatgttctgtccaaatattgattttggtattatattgACGTCCGGCTTTTCCACTCGATCTCTTACCACGTCAATTCGTATTCGATacttattttctcaatttcattgtcatgatatacatcatatacataatcacatgacaatttcataaattatcaataatcacacaggatttacgataatacgatacacggtccttacaattgatatcagagtcaATGTCACTAGTTCGATTATCATCGATTGCAATAAGTGAAATTATTATGAGATGGATtttttggtacaataattgtctccGATTGCTAGAGCAACCAAAACGTAGTGCTTgaattattgtatatttataaaaGTTTGAGTTACATCATTATCACTCGCTAtactttttaataaaacaaCAATTATGAGCACTCAAAATTGGGAGATAGATATTTTGGTAATGAAGATAAGGGACGACAacccaaaattacctctagttcTCAATGAAAATGGCATGTTAGAATATTAGAGACTTTCACAAACCTCGAAAAGAAAAGAGTGTCCAGTACTCAATTATGAGCACTTACAACAATTGATGTTTTTGGTATTTTCGAATCGAAATTTGATCAGAAAACTCTTGGTAACTTGATGCGGGTTCGGTTTCCAGGTATTTTTGTTGTTCATAACTTTAACTTCAGTAGTAAGGTGAGTCGGATTTTTGTTGTTTGGAATCCTGACTGTGTTGACTTGAAAGTTTTAGATATGGGAGAACAATATATTCATGTTTGAATTGTTTGCATGAGAATTAAATGTGTTTTATGCTTTTTTTTGTCCATGGCCTTAGTGATAAAGTGAATGTACAATTTCAGTTCGCTGGTTTAGTTATCTCATACTAAGTTGCTTTGGTGATGCTTGAAATGCATCGTTGAATGATATACCATTTTTGCGCCGTGTTTTAGTCGCACAATACACGTACCGCACAAATTTTTTCTTCTCGGGTTATCTTTCAGCGACACGTTAACTATTTTACACAGCCGAATGATCCAAAATAAAGTTGGGAAAACTTCACCTTACCACCACGATTCAATCTTTTAGTGACGTTGAGCATTCGCGCGTCGCCAAATGGTTACATTTGTCGACGGTTGCCTCTCTATGCATCACGATCGGTATATCAGAATTCTTGTAGGGATGTTTGGTTGTCattctattatttttatgaagCCTATGATCttgtgttattttttaaaaatttatcagtgaattttatatatcaaatatttcaatacGAAATATATCGAATAACTGTATCTCACAATAAATCTCATCcctatttaaagaaaataaaaacaatgaaaTATACAGTTTTATTAACAATTAAAGAAAATACAAACAATGAAATATACAGTTTTATTAACAATTAAAACTTCTTGTTATTTGCACCGTTTTCTGGAACGATTTCAAAGTACTCCTCATAGACCATAGTCCACATTTTGTATCGTATGTGTTTCCAATCTCGGAATCTTTCCCCATAGCGCATGAGAGAATGAGCACCAAAAAATATTGTTATGTTGCGAGTATAAGCAACGCATTATGTGTAACATCTAAACTCGTTTTTCGTGCATGTTATTGTCGGCAGAAGAATTATTGGTGACAGACAAAGAATTAAGTATAGGTAGGCTTTGTTGAAAATTACATATTGAAGGAAACTGCCCATGGACGGTTTCAAACGGACGATAAActttataaatagagctccctcccctcattctgaaatcatccttTCATCGAGTTCTTTCTCATCTtatatagcatttgagtgcttagttctataatatttgttagaTGTTTCTTCtcttgtattaagagagtgtgttttctttaaatattacagtggaattcttttcatcttgtctGTGGTTTTTACCTTAATATTTTTTAGGGGTTTTTTGCGTAAATTTCAGTGtctaattttttctttattttcatattattatctcaaaCTGTCGCACGTAAGACCAATAGTTATCATGTAGGCAATACTCCAATATTTAATCCAAGAACTCGGAAgagatcaaatttttttttttcatatgatACAATATACGACTCGTACCAAAAAAATACATACGACTCCTTTATAGCCAATAAGGTGtgaggacccggacgctaatcatcttcttaatcgtcattgggataattggatcaaattaattaatcttggtctaattttttttttatatacagtgcggaacgtaatggaattcatctaatatacatatcagtataacagtacaagtcttgtacaacatacaaccatttaaaactcaggttcaacaactaattatcaagtgttcaaaccctatttacatcaatgtccgtagtctccactctagtcacgatctctcctcatctcctcgaccatgatcctgtcccacctgttgccatgcacacatacaaacacgacaacagccggagaattccggtgagaaatacatcccagtataaatcaacaaaacatgcaatcatataatcgatagaaacgcatgaaatagatatcaagaacatgtatcaaatctgaacacatgaatcaatataaacctgtaaataaactcgtgactccacatctcagactagactcattcctagtctagggatcccggttttccagacgttggcatactatatcgaatctcagcaatATAAGTAACCCCACTCCTaagcaaacatcgatataaaccaaacatccagtgtcttgacctatccgtcaaataCTTTGGCACATCCGCCAattactcctctgtgacaatatgaaatgggccagtgactactctatcacaatctggcacctctgtcacaagaccaatcgtctaaatcatgcgttctataaatcaatagaacaagcatatcaatgcaataaattcaaataactgaaaacaatagcaaataagtatgtggtttatgAAAACTCAAGTTCTAACTCACTTGAGTCATTCttcccggtttaacattgattaTACCTTTTTTTTCTCGGGGTTCGGCTTTGTTCTGTCTTTAAAATCTTCGATACCAATCTGGAATGACATCCGAGAAGTACCATATTAATATACAATTCAAATCACGTcatgattgatcaatctcaatctAATCAAATCCTGACGGCATAAGGGTACAATCTCGACATACCCTCGGCAACTCAATATCAATAAACAACCTCAGCAACTCATAATCTTAACAAATACAATCATAATTCAAATCTGCTCAATATCAATCGATATAATCTGGAAAATGATAACAAGTGCATAAACGGTCCGTTTTTCGATCtggtttcgattctacgattaCCAGTAtttccagaacacataataataatcaaatcacaATTTCTGCAATgcataaatttcaaaccatgctagaaatcactgaaacttacgtccttgtgtagtTCTTGACGAGGGGATTTCAAAACTGTGCTCGGATTAAAAAGCGGATCGCCGGTACTTGCAAAATCAAAAATCTAAGCTATTAAGAACCTTGAGGAAATTTCTATGGGATTCTCGATTTTCTTCCCTGGAATTGCTGAAGGAGATGAAATTATATACATCCGAAACACATGGCAAAGACAAGTGTCCACTCAAATCCAATATTGCACTTTAGCCACTCAAATCCAatattgcactttagcccctgaattcttcattatttgcaattcagccctcaaaaactctttttaattccatttcaatcctatgaaattttaaaaccatagaatatgactcaacattccaaaattcataaattaaataatcggagtaaaatgataaaatctcggacCTTACATAAGTTCAAGAATCGAGTAACTATCTAAACCTCAGAAGGCGATCAATTGTGTGTTTTAAAGTAAGCTCCGTGACgataataacaacaacaaaaaaacaagcAAGCTGGCAACAATGAAAACTACATGCTTATATTTTTAAAGCACGTgcgtaatattttatttaaggcACGCAATAATTGAGGTTGGGAAGTGGGGACAGCCGCCGCCTACCGCCGGCGCCGGTTAATTGGATCGGAATCTGCTTAGAAATCACCTAAGCTAGTTAGGATGGAATTTTCAGTGGTGTTTATTTACTTGTTAAAATATAATACTGTCTAATTAGGAAATGTAGATCAAATTGGATTCTTTAATCTATGCAACTATTCAAAATTATTTCCCATTTTATTTCTTTGTAAAATTCAATTTGGGAGGAGAAAATCAAATGAACGGAATTCGAATATGAAATGAAAACTGTATAAACTAACGAAAAGAATAGGCTATAGTCGTAAATCTATGATCCAACATCATAAATTTTTGAATGGTATTGCttattaagcaatattttatttatagcgAAAGCGGGAGGTCCAGTCTACGAACCCGCGCAACGGGTTTCGAAGATAAAAATCCTTTATTAGCCCATAAACTAACCTATGGAAATCCCTGAGCTCAATTTGATTATTTGACTCCAATGAAATTCGAAATTCAGATTCGGTCCATATCCGGTGTGGGCGTTAGAGCATTGAGAGGACCTTTCCCTAGCCCGCTTAGCTCAGAGGTTAGAGCATCGCATTTGTAGTGCGATGGTCATCGGTTCGATTCCGATAGCCGGCTTTTctctatttttcaatttattgaaTTAGAAAATGTTAATTCATTTGTCTAAAAAGATTCGTGTTTAAATTCTTGGTTTATTCCAAATCCTTCGCCGTCTGACTTGTGTGATGAGacgataaattaaaatataaagatgacATTGTTATTTCTCTAACTGCACTTGTATGATGAGACgataaattgaaatataaagaTGACATTGTTATTTCTCTAACTGCACTTATTATAAAACTCAAGTCAAACATGAAACGAAGTTTGTAAATTATTATAATCGTTATATCATATATCTTTTATTATCTCATTTATTGAGTCCATTCAAGTCTTTATATAAGTTTAGTTGTTTGATTTTGTGAATTATTTAGACATATCATCAAAATTCTTTGTTTGGAATTTATTGTTAGATAAATTGTTTATtgtttcaaaattatattttatttatccaaattttcataaatgactttttatatatatatttatgagatGGATCGATCAAatctatatttaatataaaaaattatattataggCTGTTGAGTCGAATTGAAAAatcatatcacaaaattgatttataCGATCGAGTTTTGTGCTGATAAGAATACAAGTTTCTaattttaaccaaaattcaaGATAATTAAACGAaagattaaattattattttattaattctcCCCATTTCTACAGTAATTGCCTGCTG includes these proteins:
- the LOC140975682 gene encoding dihydropyrimidine dehydrogenase (NADP(+)), chloroplastic-like, with amino-acid sequence MATAGLTHPINSSVVEFPVTLRRQRHRFGLSKSRVGFGVFAQDAAVEPDLSVTVNGLKMPNPFVIGSGPPGTNYTVMKRAFDEGWGGVIAKTVSLDAAKVINVTPRYAKLRAEANGSAKGRIIGWENIELISDRPLETMLKEFRQLKEEYPDRILIASIMEEYDKAAWEELIDRVEQTGIDAIEINFSCPHGMPERKMGAAVGQDCVLLEEVCGWINAKATVPVWAKMTPNITDITQPARISLRTGCEGISAINTIMSVMGINLDTLRPEPCVEGYSTPGGYSSKAVHPIALAKVMSIAQMMKKEFGDKNYSLSAIGGVETGSDAAEFILLGADTVQVCTGVMMHGYSLVKQLCSELQDFMKKHNFSSIQDFRGASLEYFTTHMDLVRRQQEAIRQRKAVKKGLQSDKDWTGDGFVKETESMVSN